The following are from one region of the Streptomyces decoyicus genome:
- a CDS encoding DUF742 domain-containing protein, which translates to MTPPPATSGPYGAYSQAPYGSEGDQPLVRPYAMTGGRTRPRYQLAIEALVSTTADPSQLPGLLPEHQRICHLCREVKSVAEVSALLHIPLGVARILVADLAEAGMVAIHQPGGSGEAGGTPDVTLLERVLSGLRKL; encoded by the coding sequence ATGACCCCGCCACCTGCCACTTCCGGCCCGTACGGCGCGTACAGCCAAGCGCCGTACGGGAGCGAAGGTGACCAGCCGCTGGTGCGCCCGTACGCCATGACCGGAGGCCGGACCAGGCCGCGCTACCAGCTCGCCATCGAGGCGCTGGTCAGCACGACCGCCGACCCCTCTCAGCTGCCCGGGCTGCTGCCCGAGCACCAGCGGATCTGCCACCTGTGCCGTGAGGTGAAGTCGGTTGCCGAGGTCTCCGCGCTGTTGCACATCCCGCTGGGTGTGGCGCGGATTCTGGTCGCGGACCTGGCAGAGGCCGGGATGGTGGCGATCCACCAGCCCGGTGGCAGTGGTGAGGCCGGCGGCACGCCGGATGTGACCTTGCTCGAGAGGGTGCTCAGTGGACTTCGCAAGCTCTGA
- a CDS encoding GTP-binding protein — MDFASSDSGSDGNRAPATTSAKIVVAGGFGVGKTTFVGAVSEIDPLRTEAVMTSASAGIDDLTHAPDKTTTTVAMDFGRITLDQDLILYLFGTPGQDRFWFMWDDLVRGAIGAVVLVDTRRLADCFAAVDYFENSGLPFVIALNGFEGYQPHTPDEVREALQIGPGAPIIMTDARHRGEAKSALITLVEHALMARLQ, encoded by the coding sequence GTGGACTTCGCAAGCTCTGACAGCGGTTCCGACGGGAACAGAGCCCCCGCCACGACCTCTGCCAAGATCGTGGTGGCGGGCGGCTTCGGCGTGGGCAAGACCACGTTCGTCGGGGCCGTCTCAGAGATCGATCCGCTGCGCACGGAGGCCGTGATGACTTCCGCTTCGGCGGGGATCGACGACCTCACGCACGCGCCGGACAAGACGACCACGACCGTGGCGATGGACTTCGGCCGGATCACGCTGGACCAGGACCTGATCCTGTACCTCTTCGGTACGCCGGGCCAGGACCGTTTCTGGTTCATGTGGGACGACCTGGTCCGTGGCGCCATCGGCGCGGTGGTGCTGGTCGACACCCGCCGTCTCGCCGACTGTTTTGCGGCGGTCGACTACTTCGAGAACAGCGGTCTGCCGTTCGTCATCGCCCTCAACGGTTTCGAGGGCTACCAGCCCCACACGCCGGACGAGGTGCGCGAGGCGCTTCAGATCGGCCCGGGGGCCCCGATCATCATGACCGACGCCCGGCACCGGGGCGAGGCCAAGAGCGCGCTCATCACGCTCGTGGAGCACGCGCTGATGGCGCGGCTCCAGTAG
- a CDS encoding roadblock/LC7 domain-containing protein: MSQAAQNLNWLITNFVDNTPGVSHTVVVSADGLLLAMSEGFPRDRADQLAAVASGLTSLTSGASRIFEGGTVNQTVVEMERGFLFIMSVSDGSSLAVLAHPECDIGLVGYEMALLVDRAGTVLTPDLRAELQGSLLH; this comes from the coding sequence ATGAGCCAGGCGGCGCAGAATCTGAACTGGTTGATCACCAACTTCGTGGACAACACCCCCGGGGTGTCGCACACGGTGGTGGTCTCCGCGGACGGGCTGCTCCTCGCGATGTCCGAGGGCTTCCCTCGCGACCGTGCCGATCAGTTGGCGGCGGTGGCCTCCGGCCTGACCTCGCTGACCTCCGGCGCCTCCCGCATCTTCGAAGGGGGAACGGTCAACCAGACCGTCGTGGAGATGGAGCGGGGGTTCCTCTTCATCATGTCGGTCTCGGACGGATCGTCACTGGCCGTGCTCGCACACCCCGAGTGCGACATCGGCCTGGTCGGCTACGAAATGGCGCTGCTGGTCGACCGCGCAGGCACGGTCCTGACGCCCGACCTCCGCGCCGAACTGCAGGGCAGCCTGCTGCACTGA